A window of Dickeya zeae NCPPB 2538 contains these coding sequences:
- the tpx gene encoding thiol peroxidase, whose amino-acid sequence MSTNVHFQGNPVPVAGSFPAAGSKAPAFSLVAKDLSDVALSHYAGKRKVLNIFPSIDTGVCAASVRKFNQLASSLDNTVVLCVSADLPFAQSRFCGAEGLNNVVVLSTLRGAEFKENYGVAIAEGALKGLTARAVVVLDENDNVLHSELVNEITNEPDYDAAIAVLK is encoded by the coding sequence ATGTCAACAAATGTACATTTCCAGGGTAACCCGGTGCCGGTAGCAGGATCTTTCCCGGCTGCGGGCAGCAAGGCACCGGCATTTTCACTGGTTGCCAAAGACCTCTCTGATGTGGCACTGAGCCACTACGCCGGCAAGCGCAAAGTCCTGAACATTTTCCCAAGCATCGATACCGGCGTGTGCGCCGCGTCTGTGCGCAAATTTAACCAGCTGGCTTCCAGCCTGGATAATACCGTTGTCCTGTGCGTTTCTGCTGATTTGCCGTTCGCACAGTCTCGCTTCTGCGGCGCAGAAGGCCTGAACAACGTGGTGGTTCTGTCTACACTGCGCGGTGCGGAATTCAAAGAAAACTACGGTGTGGCGATTGCCGAAGGCGCGCTGAAAGGGCTGACCGCCCGTGCCGTTGTCGTGCTGGATGAAAACGACAATGTCCTGCACAGCGAGCTGGTAAACGAAATTACCAACGAGCCAGACTACGATGCAGCCATTGCCGTACTGAAATAA
- a CDS encoding MFS transporter, protein MKQISLSQGLTGIGLMILLTGQLLPMIDFSIVNVALEAIAHSLSASPAELELVVSVYGVAFAVSLAMGGRLGDNLGRRRVFLTGVAVFGVASLLCGIAQSVWVLLAARALQGVGAALVVPQILATIHVCLRGREHARALGLYSAIGGLAFVVGQVLGGFLIQLDIAGYGWRSVFLVNLPVCLLVLLVAPSRLPDTRGEKPVALDLPGTVLLSLGLASLLFPLALGPIWHWPWECVAVLLSSLVWFAWLWRVENRQPAPLLPPALFRLPGIRFGLLLALLFFSSWSGFMFAVAYTLQSGAGFTPLQSGNSFIGLGLSYFVSSLFSGRLLTRLGNRNVLLIGCAIQMSGLALLMASLAWRWPVSVLQLLPATMMIGFGQAFIVSSFYRIGMSDVPTQQAGAGSALLSTMQQASLGLGPIVLGTVLVHVLHASGGHFASALTAALMAEWVVMLVLVLCALRNRPSRPESQTVVCGE, encoded by the coding sequence ATGAAACAGATTTCACTTTCACAGGGGCTTACCGGTATTGGTCTGATGATATTGCTGACCGGCCAACTGTTGCCGATGATCGATTTTTCGATCGTCAACGTCGCACTGGAAGCGATCGCCCATTCACTGTCTGCCAGCCCGGCTGAGCTGGAGCTGGTGGTGTCGGTTTACGGTGTGGCGTTTGCCGTCTCTCTGGCTATGGGTGGGCGGTTGGGGGACAACCTGGGCCGACGCCGGGTGTTTCTGACGGGCGTTGCCGTGTTTGGCGTTGCGTCGCTGTTGTGTGGCATTGCTCAGTCGGTATGGGTGCTGCTGGCGGCCCGTGCCTTGCAAGGTGTTGGGGCGGCACTGGTGGTGCCACAGATTCTGGCGACGATTCATGTCTGCCTGCGAGGGCGCGAGCATGCCCGGGCGTTGGGGCTTTACAGCGCGATTGGTGGGCTGGCGTTTGTGGTCGGGCAGGTGTTAGGCGGTTTTTTGATTCAGTTAGATATCGCCGGTTATGGCTGGCGGAGCGTGTTTCTGGTCAATCTGCCGGTTTGCCTGTTGGTGTTGTTGGTGGCACCGTCACGCCTGCCGGATACTCGTGGTGAAAAACCGGTAGCGCTGGATTTACCCGGTACCGTTCTGTTGTCATTGGGGTTAGCCAGCCTGCTGTTTCCGTTGGCATTGGGGCCCATCTGGCATTGGCCGTGGGAGTGCGTTGCGGTGTTGCTGAGCAGTCTGGTGTGGTTTGCGTGGCTGTGGCGGGTAGAAAACCGCCAGCCTGCGCCGTTGCTGCCACCGGCGTTATTCCGGTTACCGGGGATCCGGTTTGGCTTGTTGCTGGCGTTACTGTTCTTTTCCAGCTGGAGCGGGTTTATGTTCGCGGTGGCGTATACCCTGCAATCCGGCGCGGGTTTTACTCCGTTGCAATCGGGTAACAGTTTTATTGGTCTGGGATTGTCCTATTTTGTCTCATCGCTGTTTAGCGGCCGCCTGCTGACCCGTCTGGGTAATAGAAATGTGCTGTTGATCGGGTGTGCTATCCAGATGAGCGGCCTGGCGTTGTTGATGGCGTCGCTCGCCTGGCGCTGGCCGGTATCGGTGCTGCAATTACTGCCCGCAACCATGATGATTGGATTTGGTCAGGCGTTTATCGTCAGTAGCTTTTATCGCATTGGCATGTCTGATGTGCCGACGCAGCAGGCAGGAGCGGGCAGTGCGCTGCTTTCTACCATGCAACAGGCGTCACTGGGGCTGGGGCCTATCGTACTGGGTACCGTACTGGTGCATGTGTTGCATGCCAGCGGCGGGCATTTTGCCAGCGCACTGACAGCGGCATTGATGGCGGAATGGGTGGTGATGCTGGTGTTGGTATTGTGCGCGCTGCGTAACCGGCCATCACGCCCTGAGTCACAGACGGTGGTCTGCGGGGAATAA
- a CDS encoding peptide ABC transporter substrate-binding protein, with product MTTLTGAANAAQVPPGTVLADQQQIVRHIKDEPASLDPIKAVGLPEIQVIRDLFEGLVNQDAHGNPIPGVAQRWQTNDNRTFIFTLRPDARWSNGDPVTARDFVYSWRRLVTPQNNSPFSWFARMAGIVNADEILAGKLPAEKLGAVAVDDHTLKVQLSKPVPYFISLMANFSLYPVHQATVEKYGNEWTKPGNLVGNGAFVLKERVVNEKLVLTPNDHYWDHANTRLTQVTFVPINQESNATKRYLAGDIDITESFPKNQYQKLLKDLPGQVFTPEQLGTYYYAFNTQRAPTNDVRVRKALSYAIDRKIIAEKVLGTGEKPAYRFTPDVTAGFTPQPGQLQQYSQAELDMQAKALMAAAGYGPSRPLKLTLLYNMQEVHQKIAIAIASMWKTKLGVDVKLVNQEWKTYIDSRNTGNFDVIRASWIGDYNEPSTFLSLLTSSHSGNIARFNNADYDRLMADTAGQTDRKILNEDYNRAEQILAEQAPIAPIYQYTNGRLIKPWVKGYPIANPEDVAYSHTLYILKH from the coding sequence ATGACCACCCTGACAGGGGCGGCGAATGCAGCACAGGTTCCCCCCGGTACGGTACTGGCGGACCAGCAGCAGATTGTGCGTCATATCAAGGATGAACCCGCTTCGCTGGACCCGATTAAAGCGGTGGGGCTGCCGGAAATCCAGGTGATTCGCGATTTGTTTGAAGGGCTGGTGAATCAGGACGCGCATGGCAACCCGATTCCTGGGGTGGCTCAGCGCTGGCAGACTAACGATAACCGCACCTTTATTTTTACCTTGCGGCCAGATGCACGCTGGTCGAATGGCGACCCGGTGACCGCCAGAGACTTTGTTTACAGCTGGCGGCGGCTGGTGACCCCGCAGAATAACTCGCCGTTTAGCTGGTTTGCCCGAATGGCGGGCATCGTCAATGCAGATGAGATTCTGGCTGGTAAGTTGCCTGCGGAGAAGCTCGGAGCCGTCGCGGTTGATGACCACACGCTGAAGGTGCAACTGAGCAAACCGGTGCCATATTTCATCAGCCTGATGGCTAATTTCAGCCTTTATCCGGTGCATCAGGCCACGGTGGAGAAATACGGTAACGAGTGGACTAAACCGGGCAATCTGGTGGGTAACGGCGCGTTTGTGCTTAAAGAGCGGGTAGTGAATGAAAAACTGGTGCTGACCCCTAACGATCACTATTGGGATCACGCGAATACCCGCCTGACGCAAGTGACGTTTGTGCCTATCAATCAGGAATCTAACGCCACCAAGCGTTATCTGGCAGGCGATATCGATATCACCGAATCCTTCCCGAAAAATCAGTATCAAAAGCTATTGAAAGATCTGCCGGGACAGGTGTTTACGCCAGAGCAACTGGGTACTTACTATTATGCGTTTAACACCCAGCGGGCACCGACCAACGATGTGCGAGTGCGTAAAGCGCTCTCTTATGCCATCGATCGCAAGATTATTGCTGAGAAGGTGTTAGGGACGGGAGAAAAACCAGCCTATCGCTTTACGCCCGATGTCACCGCGGGTTTCACGCCGCAACCGGGGCAACTACAACAGTATTCGCAGGCTGAACTGGACATGCAGGCTAAAGCGCTGATGGCCGCAGCAGGCTATGGCCCGTCCAGACCCTTGAAACTGACGTTGTTGTACAACATGCAGGAAGTTCACCAGAAAATCGCCATTGCAATCGCGTCAATGTGGAAGACGAAGCTCGGTGTGGACGTCAAACTGGTGAATCAGGAATGGAAGACCTACATTGACAGCCGTAACACGGGCAACTTTGATGTGATACGTGCGTCCTGGATTGGTGATTACAATGAGCCTTCCACCTTTCTGTCATTGCTGACGTCGAGCCACAGCGGCAATATTGCGCGCTTTAATAATGCCGATTATGACCGACTGATGGCGGATACCGCTGGACAGACAGACCGGAAGATCCTCAACGAGGATTATAACCGCGCCGAACAGATTCTGGCGGAACAGGCACCGATCGCGCCTATCTACCAGTACACTAATGGCCGACTGATCAAGCCCTGGGTGAAAGGCTATCCTATCGCTAACCCGGAGGATGTGGCCTACAGTCACACGCTGTACATTCTAAAGCACTGA
- the mpaA gene encoding murein tripeptide amidase MpaA, with translation MTDIGFVPRPRAERGGFTSPGQEYGRSRLGAPLLWFPAENAGKHSGLILAGTHGDETASVVALSCALRTLAAGSLAHHVVLAVNPDGCQLGLRANANGVDLNRNFPTANWQPDGTVYRWSSDTPVRDVQISTGSHPGSEPETQALCRLIEHLSPPWVVSFHEPLACIDDPQHSALGAWLSETFSLPLVDDVGYPTPGSFGSWCAERQLLCITAELPVIAADSATQSYLSALTQLLSHNFLYQC, from the coding sequence ATGACAGATATCGGATTTGTGCCGCGCCCTCGTGCCGAGCGCGGGGGATTTACCTCACCGGGTCAGGAGTACGGTCGTTCCCGGCTGGGTGCACCGCTACTGTGGTTCCCGGCGGAAAACGCAGGAAAACACAGCGGATTGATCCTCGCGGGGACGCACGGTGATGAAACCGCCTCGGTGGTCGCACTCTCGTGTGCCCTGCGCACTCTGGCAGCCGGCAGTCTGGCGCACCATGTGGTGCTGGCAGTCAATCCGGATGGGTGCCAGTTGGGTTTGCGCGCCAATGCCAACGGTGTTGACCTCAATCGCAATTTCCCCACCGCCAACTGGCAGCCGGATGGCACCGTCTACCGCTGGAGCAGCGATACTCCGGTGCGCGATGTGCAGATATCGACCGGCAGCCACCCCGGCTCTGAGCCGGAAACGCAGGCGCTGTGCCGTCTTATCGAACACTTATCGCCACCGTGGGTGGTGTCGTTTCATGAACCGCTGGCCTGCATTGATGACCCCCAACACTCTGCATTGGGTGCCTGGCTGTCGGAAACCTTTTCGCTCCCGCTGGTCGACGATGTCGGGTATCCAACACCCGGCTCATTTGGCAGTTGGTGTGCTGAACGCCAGTTGCTGTGCATTACGGCAGAGTTACCGGTGATCGCCGCAGACAGCGCTACCCAGAGCTATCTGTCGGCACTGACTCAGTTACTGAGCCATAACTTTTTATACCAATGTTGA
- a CDS encoding methyl-accepting chemotaxis protein: protein MAPVRKRFFDMHVSTKLYLGFAIILFLVVLSSALSIYRFSTIKAYDSKNDLMHTVIMDIFQVKIARTKYFVSNDNEPYDTMVSYNNDLAKNLEQGSQLYRESEFREPLAQMQKHQIALQQSISEMARAKQALGDAYARFNSISVDAALSRFRSSLATIAFPSDNDREKAIDFILAVASFKATADAVVIAHTPAALNTLQSRFGDIEKSYRDLATQFPADKKATLDAFWENAVNLKASAENDLTAYQTLSNAEAAVKTDGDNVSNIAKEVIKRLNEINTTLTNNAITGTAAFVLLALVFGLLVSRYITRQITRPVSHNLALAERIASGDLTASIDTTRHDELGQLTTAMAGMTERLRQMIGNIRDSVSNVAASAAQIAHGNHELSSRTEQQSAAVVQTAASMEQLTSTVKNNADNARHASQIAAEASKDAQTGGDVVQNVVNTMNDIAVSSKKIADITDVINSIAFQTNILALNAAVEAARAGEQGRGFAVVAGEVRNLAQRSAQAAREIADLIAESVSRIDTGSMLASEAGDAMQKILRSVSRVNDIISDIAAASDEQRRGIEQIASAVSELDATTQQNASLVTASASSASSLEEQSVQLETLVSHFRLTQDNQRLENRRLDNKQLDRQPLLPRTTLTASTRNPLSISSQATLSQATLSLNHNRRQNQQDWESF, encoded by the coding sequence ATGGCACCTGTGAGAAAACGTTTTTTTGACATGCATGTCTCAACCAAGCTGTATCTGGGTTTTGCCATCATTTTATTTTTAGTGGTTCTGTCCTCAGCACTGAGTATTTACCGTTTTTCAACCATCAAAGCGTACGACAGCAAAAACGACCTGATGCATACCGTCATCATGGATATTTTTCAGGTCAAAATTGCCAGAACAAAGTATTTCGTCAGCAATGACAATGAGCCTTACGACACCATGGTCAGCTATAACAATGACCTGGCTAAAAACCTTGAACAGGGTAGCCAGTTATACCGTGAAAGCGAGTTCAGGGAGCCGCTGGCCCAGATGCAGAAACACCAGATTGCCTTGCAGCAATCCATCAGTGAAATGGCTCGCGCCAAACAGGCGCTTGGTGACGCCTACGCCCGGTTTAACAGCATTTCAGTCGATGCCGCTCTCTCCCGCTTTCGCAGTAGTCTGGCAACCATCGCATTCCCATCCGATAACGACCGGGAAAAAGCCATAGATTTCATACTGGCAGTCGCGTCTTTCAAAGCAACGGCCGATGCGGTAGTGATTGCACATACGCCCGCTGCGCTAAATACACTGCAAAGCCGTTTTGGCGATATCGAGAAAAGCTATCGTGACCTTGCCACACAATTTCCTGCCGACAAGAAAGCCACGCTGGATGCGTTCTGGGAAAATGCCGTTAACCTGAAAGCCTCGGCGGAAAATGACCTGACAGCGTACCAGACGTTGTCGAACGCGGAAGCCGCAGTGAAAACCGACGGCGATAACGTCAGCAATATCGCCAAAGAGGTCATCAAGCGCCTGAATGAGATCAACACCACGCTGACCAACAACGCCATCACCGGTACGGCGGCCTTCGTCCTGCTTGCTCTGGTATTCGGCCTACTGGTGTCACGTTACATCACCCGCCAGATTACCCGGCCGGTGTCCCACAATCTGGCGCTGGCGGAACGCATCGCCAGCGGCGACCTGACCGCCAGCATCGACACCACGCGTCATGATGAGCTGGGCCAGTTGACCACCGCCATGGCCGGGATGACCGAACGGTTGCGTCAGATGATCGGCAACATCCGTGATAGCGTGAGCAACGTAGCGGCGTCTGCTGCGCAAATCGCCCACGGCAACCATGAACTGTCGTCCCGTACCGAGCAACAATCCGCCGCTGTCGTCCAGACCGCCGCCAGCATGGAACAGCTGACCTCAACGGTGAAAAACAACGCCGACAACGCGCGTCACGCCAGCCAGATTGCGGCAGAAGCCTCAAAAGATGCTCAAACCGGTGGTGACGTGGTACAAAACGTGGTCAATACCATGAATGACATCGCCGTCAGTTCGAAAAAAATCGCCGATATTACCGACGTCATCAACAGCATCGCCTTCCAGACGAATATTCTGGCGCTTAACGCCGCCGTGGAAGCCGCACGTGCCGGAGAACAAGGGCGCGGTTTCGCCGTCGTCGCTGGCGAAGTGCGCAATCTGGCACAACGCAGCGCCCAGGCCGCACGTGAAATCGCGGATCTGATCGCCGAATCGGTGAGTCGTATTGATACCGGCTCTATGCTGGCCTCAGAAGCCGGTGACGCGATGCAAAAAATCCTGCGCTCGGTTTCCCGCGTCAACGATATTATCAGTGACATCGCCGCCGCGTCGGATGAACAGCGCCGTGGAATCGAGCAGATCGCCAGCGCCGTAAGTGAACTGGATGCCACCACCCAACAAAACGCCTCGCTAGTCACGGCATCCGCGTCCTCCGCCAGCTCGCTGGAGGAACAATCCGTACAGTTGGAAACACTGGTGAGCCATTTCCGGCTAACGCAGGATAATCAACGGTTAGAGAATCGACGGTTAGATAATAAACAGTTAGATAGACAGCCGTTATTGCCCCGTACCACGTTGACTGCCAGCACCCGCAATCCGTTATCCATATCGAGCCAGGCCACATTAAGCCAGGCCACACTGTCGTTAAACCACAACCGTCGCCAGAACCAGCAGGACTGGGAAAGCTTCTGA
- a CDS encoding pesticin C-terminus-like muramidase — translation MAAPLSRLAGTVPGLLSSASTSLVQAAKGKAVESKPAPVDVKPVEVDVKINSIASTSSSDSSTPTAATALSNNATALTPKPIATVTWNPATTISSLQRKAKKESIGYCARAVVDAIQAGGTKIERAPAAKDLGSKLIAAGFTPIFSMPRPSREYDRSKLLPGDVVILEGFKQDIKAGIKKEHKFGHAAMYDGSKWISDFTQSGFYPGPDYRVALPGYTIYRMVTTQAQIDAINASQNTEPASHTAASTPPATVTQATRSSTSAPVSPPAVQTPRPSATVARRAQQTVSPSVPLTRSTVSNSNQSGNKPISSDQDFLKEFNIDISFLRESEGMRTDGYVPLNKDGTPVENSGVTIGMGIDLGQREAKDLIRDGVPSSIVEKLKPYMKLKKTSALQKIREMPLRLTSNEINILSNIYIQKSLKSLETEFDNESKGVKFSQLPANTRTMILDLAHQYGNLKLKTPKTWGFIINQQWDELVRELNNFHDKYPTRREREAKLIKDDLNNGRI, via the coding sequence ATGGCGGCACCGTTGTCGCGCCTGGCAGGTACCGTACCGGGATTACTCTCGTCCGCATCGACATCTTTGGTACAGGCAGCCAAAGGTAAGGCCGTTGAATCCAAACCAGCGCCTGTCGACGTTAAGCCGGTCGAAGTTGACGTTAAGATTAATTCCATCGCATCGACCTCATCATCTGATTCGTCAACACCGACTGCTGCTACCGCATTATCAAATAATGCAACAGCATTGACGCCGAAACCTATTGCAACGGTAACCTGGAACCCTGCTACCACCATAAGCTCGCTGCAACGCAAAGCTAAAAAAGAATCTATAGGTTATTGCGCCAGAGCCGTTGTAGATGCCATTCAGGCTGGTGGAACAAAAATAGAAAGAGCGCCTGCGGCGAAAGATCTTGGTTCCAAACTCATTGCCGCTGGTTTTACCCCTATATTTTCTATGCCAAGACCATCCAGAGAATATGACCGCAGCAAACTTCTTCCCGGTGACGTAGTTATTCTGGAAGGGTTTAAGCAGGATATAAAAGCCGGGATAAAAAAAGAGCACAAATTTGGCCATGCCGCCATGTACGACGGCAGCAAATGGATTTCTGACTTCACGCAATCAGGATTCTATCCCGGCCCTGACTACCGGGTAGCATTGCCTGGCTACACCATTTATAGAATGGTTACTACACAGGCCCAAATTGACGCGATTAACGCATCTCAAAATACCGAACCGGCTTCCCACACAGCAGCATCGACACCTCCGGCAACAGTCACTCAGGCTACGCGGTCATCTACATCAGCACCAGTATCACCCCCTGCAGTGCAGACGCCGCGACCGTCTGCAACAGTAGCTCGCCGTGCTCAGCAAACAGTGAGTCCTTCTGTACCATTAACACGCTCTACTGTTTCTAATTCTAATCAATCGGGAAATAAGCCGATATCATCGGATCAAGACTTTCTTAAAGAATTCAACATAGATATATCCTTCTTGAGGGAGTCCGAAGGTATGAGAACTGACGGGTATGTTCCTTTAAATAAAGATGGCACTCCTGTCGAAAATTCGGGAGTAACCATAGGAATGGGGATTGACTTAGGTCAGCGGGAAGCAAAAGATTTAATACGCGATGGTGTACCCAGTAGCATTGTAGAAAAGCTTAAACCCTACATGAAATTAAAGAAAACAAGTGCATTACAGAAAATACGAGAAATGCCACTAAGATTAACTTCAAATGAAATAAATATACTATCAAATATTTATATTCAAAAATCACTGAAGTCTTTAGAAACTGAGTTTGACAACGAAAGTAAAGGTGTGAAATTCTCACAATTACCCGCAAACACACGAACAATGATTTTAGACTTAGCACATCAATATGGGAATTTAAAACTAAAAACGCCCAAAACATGGGGATTTATAATAAACCAACAATGGGATGAGCTGGTCAGAGAGCTAAACAATTTCCACGATAAATATCCAACCAGAAGAGAAAGGGAAGCCAAGTTAATAAAGGATGATCTTAATAACGGCAGAATATAA
- the zntB gene encoding zinc transporter ZntB has protein sequence MDSNAIQHMGAVFTYKLDGQGGILPLADLGLRGDEGLPIWLHLDSTQSASVRWLHETTLLPDSVRNALAGESARPRVVRLGEGTLVTLRSINYNPNERPDELVAIRVFISERLIVSTRRRKVAAIDEVMSDLKEGNGPANSGDWIVSIAEALTDHTSEFIDELHERIIDLEDALLEQRIPPRGELALIRKQLIVLRRYMTPQRDIFSRLSGEKFSWMQDDDRRRMQEIAERLGRGLEDLDASIARTTVIADEITSLMTDAMNRRTYTMSLLAMVFLPTTFLTGLFGVNLGGIPGANSGIGFGVFCLMLVLLVGGVAWWLKRSKWL, from the coding sequence ATGGACAGTAACGCTATCCAGCATATGGGGGCGGTTTTTACCTACAAACTGGATGGGCAGGGCGGCATTCTGCCGTTGGCAGATCTCGGGTTGAGAGGGGACGAAGGGCTACCCATTTGGCTGCATCTCGACTCAACACAGTCGGCCAGCGTGCGTTGGTTGCACGAAACCACCCTGTTACCGGATAGCGTACGCAATGCGCTGGCGGGCGAAAGTGCCCGGCCCCGCGTGGTCCGGCTGGGCGAGGGCACTCTGGTAACCCTGCGCAGCATCAACTACAACCCCAATGAGCGGCCGGATGAACTGGTCGCTATTCGGGTGTTTATTTCTGAGCGGCTGATTGTCTCCACCCGACGCCGCAAGGTCGCGGCGATCGACGAGGTCATGAGCGATCTGAAAGAGGGCAACGGGCCTGCCAACAGCGGTGACTGGATAGTGTCCATCGCTGAGGCATTAACCGACCACACCAGTGAGTTCATTGACGAGCTGCATGAGAGAATCATCGATTTGGAAGATGCGTTACTGGAACAGCGCATTCCACCGCGCGGAGAGCTGGCGTTAATCCGTAAACAACTGATTGTGCTGCGTCGTTATATGACGCCGCAGCGTGATATCTTCTCGCGCCTGTCTGGTGAAAAATTTAGCTGGATGCAGGATGACGATCGCCGTCGCATGCAGGAAATTGCCGAGCGTCTTGGCCGCGGGCTGGAGGATTTGGATGCCAGCATCGCGCGAACTACCGTTATTGCTGATGAAATTACCTCGTTGATGACGGACGCCATGAACCGGCGTACGTATACCATGTCGTTACTGGCGATGGTGTTTTTGCCCACCACCTTTCTGACCGGATTATTTGGCGTTAATCTGGGCGGTATTCCAGGCGCGAATAGCGGTATTGGTTTTGGCGTATTTTGCCTGATGTTGGTGTTATTAGTGGGCGGCGTTGCCTGGTGGTTAAAACGCAGTAAATGGTTGTGA
- a CDS encoding DUF333 domain-containing protein → MMMPQWLVAGTALMLVVCSSGCSSGQAESAQMQESVAPQRAAWQGQETPAAVNCTLAGGRMGVSRQLSGASIGTCLLANGKRCDETSLMNGHCPAG, encoded by the coding sequence ATGATGATGCCGCAATGGCTGGTGGCGGGCACGGCGCTGATGCTGGTGGTCTGTAGTAGCGGATGTAGTAGCGGACAAGCTGAATCGGCGCAAATGCAAGAGTCGGTCGCGCCGCAACGGGCTGCCTGGCAAGGGCAGGAAACCCCGGCTGCGGTGAACTGTACGCTGGCCGGTGGGCGTATGGGCGTTTCACGCCAGTTGAGTGGGGCCAGCATCGGTACGTGCCTGTTGGCGAATGGCAAGCGCTGCGACGAAACCTCATTGATGAACGGTCATTGCCCGGCTGGGTGA
- the ttcA gene encoding tRNA 2-thiocytidine(32) synthetase TtcA — MSENQSVTPKEQYNLNKLQKRLRRNVGEAIADFNMIEEGDRIMVCLSGGKDSYTMLEILRNLQQSAPVNFSLVAVNLDQKQPGFPEHVLPQYLDSIGVEYKIVEENTYGIVKEKIPEGKTTCSLCSRLRRGILYRTATELGATKIALGHHRDDILQTLFLNMFYGGKLKGMPPKLMSDDGKHVVIRPLAYCREKDIERFAEARQFPIIPCNLCGSQPNLQRQVIKDMLRDWDKRYPGRIETMFSAMQNAVPSHLCDTALFDFKSIRQGSAVVDGGDLAFDREEIPLQPTGWQPDEDDEDNTRPLERLDVLEIR, encoded by the coding sequence ATGTCAGAAAATCAATCTGTTACACCCAAAGAGCAGTATAACCTCAACAAATTGCAAAAGCGTCTGCGTCGTAACGTGGGCGAAGCGATTGCCGATTTCAATATGATTGAAGAGGGCGATCGAATCATGGTCTGCCTGTCCGGTGGCAAAGACAGCTACACCATGCTGGAGATCCTGCGTAATTTGCAGCAGAGCGCACCGGTGAACTTCTCGCTGGTGGCGGTGAATCTGGACCAGAAGCAGCCGGGGTTCCCGGAACATGTGCTGCCGCAGTATCTGGACAGTATCGGCGTTGAATATAAGATTGTGGAAGAAAACACCTACGGCATCGTGAAAGAGAAGATCCCGGAAGGGAAAACCACCTGTTCACTGTGCTCTCGCCTGCGTCGTGGCATTCTGTATCGCACCGCCACCGAACTGGGTGCCACCAAGATAGCGCTTGGCCACCACCGCGATGACATTCTGCAAACGCTGTTTCTGAACATGTTCTACGGCGGCAAACTGAAAGGCATGCCGCCCAAGCTGATGAGCGATGACGGCAAGCACGTGGTGATTCGCCCACTGGCGTATTGCCGTGAAAAAGACATTGAACGCTTTGCCGAGGCGCGTCAGTTCCCGATCATCCCGTGTAACCTGTGCGGTTCACAACCAAACCTGCAACGTCAGGTGATCAAAGACATGCTGCGTGATTGGGATAAACGCTACCCCGGCCGTATCGAAACCATGTTCAGCGCCATGCAAAATGCAGTGCCGTCGCATCTGTGCGATACCGCCTTGTTCGATTTCAAATCGATCCGTCAGGGCAGCGCTGTCGTGGATGGCGGCGATTTAGCCTTCGATCGTGAAGAGATACCGCTACAACCTACGGGCTGGCAGCCGGATGAAGATGACGAAGACAACACCCGTCCACTGGAACGTCTGGACGTACTGGAGATTCGCTAG